In the Silene latifolia isolate original U9 population chromosome 1, ASM4854445v1, whole genome shotgun sequence genome, GGTCGAAAGAGCTGAAGAGATAATAGGGTTTGATGTTGCCAACATCATCTTTGATTGGCAAAAGAAGGAGATAAACAATACTGAATCTGGGAACTTCTTAATGTTGCACATGATTTGGTATGAGGGCCAGCTGTTTGAAGCCGACTTGACCGCGAAAGTGTATAGGCGCTACTCTCAAGCGAAATGGCGAAAGATTGCTTTTAGCTGATATAAATCAGAATAGGACAGATTTGATAGAAAAGGTTAAAGAGTTTGTAGCAGGTAAGGAGGAACTCTTGAAGACATTAAAACAAAAGAGGAAAAACACTGATGTTTCAAAAGAGAAGTGTGGTAACAGAAAGGGCAAGGAGAAAGCTGCTGAGAAGGAAACAACTATCGAGGAGGTAATAACAAATGTAAAAGTTACTGCAAAAGGAAAGGTCGATGGTAGTGGGAGACAGAACATTGACACAGAAATACCCATTCTTCGGAAAAGGTACAAAATCGATAACCTGACTTTTACATTAGTTGGCTTTTATTTGGGAAATTAAAAAAGGTAGAAAATGGTGATGCAcacaaaaaattatataaattataacatATTTGGTTTATAGGGTCAATGATTGCCAAGAAGATGTTGAAGATGATGGAGAACCACTTATAAAGAGATACAAAAGATTCAAGACTGTTGCAAATCCTAAGAATCGAGGCAGGGGAAGAGGTGTTGGTAGAGGAAGCAATTAAGACAAGTAACAATGGTAATGTATTAGAATTAGATTTACTGGCACGAAGATGTAATTAAAAAAAGATAGATGTAAAGCTGGTAGGGCAATGAATCTAATGGTAGACATTTTGAATATTGATTCTTAAGTTTGCAAAAGTAGTTATGACTAACCATTTTGGATCTGATATAAGTATTGGCAATGTGTGATATTGTTGTAAGTGTGATGTGATATTGTTCTTTGattggtgtgatattgtttctcaacaAACAATAAAAGTAAATAGGGATTTAAGTATCCTTTTTTCGTTGATATTTTTTGGTTTAGAGTTTGATATTGTTGTGTAAGTAAGGTGATATTGTGTTACAGAATTTTAAAAATTCTAGAGAGAAATTAAATCCCAATATCACAAAAATGTGTGATATTGTCTCAAGTGTGATGTGATATTTTTCTTCGATTGGTGTGATATTGCTTCTCAACATACAATAAAAGTGAATAGGGATTTAAATATCCTTTTTACTTTGATATTTTTTTGTTTAGAGTTTGATATTGTTGTGTAAACATGGTGATATTGTGTTACAGAATTTAAAAAATTCTAGAGAGATTAAATCCCAATATCACAATAATGTAATATTTTTTGTTATGAGATTTGATATTGTTACAGAGACAGGTTGATATTATTTGGGTGATACTTATTTTTTAAATTGCTGCGCTATTGGTGGACAAACACAATCAATTAGATTTTCTTTCATAAAAGTACTGTAACtctccccaaatcattttgggattaaggctctgatgttgttgtaaaAGTACTGTAACTCTGAtactatttataagaaaatagtgATATTGTTCTTTAGTAAACGTGATATTGTTTACAATCAAGTCTTTACAAGGCAAAATCTTAGTAATACTGAGGTTTTTacaaaaaattcgaaaaagaatACAAAATAGGAGGCCATGTagaataaaattataaaaaaacaaaaaacaatgttcctactttgatattgtattggttaacaacaacaaaaaattgtATATGCGAGTAATATAGACTTCATCATCACGTACTCAAGCTCTCAATCAACATCCGCAAGTGAAGAAGTCTGCAAAAAGCAAAACAAAGAACACAAAAAAATATTTCAGCAGTATGTTGTACATGTAAATAACTGTGATATTGTATACAATGACTAATGATATTATTTAGAGGtacatgtgatattgtttcacaaGAAGACAAAATTGGATGAtaataaatcgtttatatttgtGAAACTATTTCGTATACAACATGATATTATTTAGAGGtgcatgtgatattgtttctcaaaaAACACACAGAACAAATcagaaataaaaaattaaataatgTAAGTAAGAAATCAATCATAATGAATGTAGTTAGCAAAATCACTTACATCAGATTCATTATCATCACCCGAGTGCTCAGATGTCTCAGCAGCTGGGTTAGGGCAGTTGCGCTTATCATgatgtgccatttgtttacaatTATTGCAAAACCTTTTCGGCTTTTGTGCCTTTTTAATGGACATTTGTTTCTTAGAGGTCAACCTCTTGCCACTacccttgtttttggatttaacTGGTGGTAATATATGGACCTCATCTGAACACTTAACCCCAAGAAGCATCTCTAACTATTGTTGTTTTGTCATTGTTTCAGGGTCGGGCTTGAATTTCTGTCTAAATGCCTTCAGTAAATCAGTCAGTTCAGTTACGTGATTTTCAGGTAGAGATTTTATCAGAGACAGCGTTGAGTAGAACTCTGACCAAACATTTGAAATCTGCAGCTTACTCACATATGAGGAATCAAAATCACCGATCAACTGCCCGTGCACATCATAAAGAGGCATCTTTTTGGTGTTCTTTGTCCATCTACTCAAAAGGTACTGTTCAGGTATCTTCCTCACCCCTTTACCTGATAAAATCCAAATAATGTGTTTGCAGATGTATCCCTTCCTCTCAAACATCttacatgaacattttgcatcaAAGGTTGTGGGATTAAATGCTACAGTGTACGTAGTACGCAATATTGTATCTTCAATATCAAGAAACCTTGTAGTGGAATCCCTTGAAGAATCTCCAGCGCTACATGAATTCAAAGAAGAGACACACTGCTTTTGGAATTCGTAAAAGAGTGCGTGTGTGTACACAGTGGATGCATGAATCTCAAGATGGTTTTGGTTACAAGTAGAGAGAGATCACTGTCTCTATCAAGGGACTTTTGGGTGTATCTTTGCTGATCCATAGCACTCTGGAAGCGCAACCAAAATTCCACAAGTGTGCCGCGAGGATTCTCGAACCGCTTGAAGAAGCTGTTCATGCTCTCAGAACGTTGGGTTGTTCTGAGAAGACAACTAAGAGGAATATCACGATAATAAGCCGGAATCCAACGTTGCCTCTTGTTAAACATATATGTCAACCATCCATTATCTTCCAGATGAAACTCCTTGATCAATGCAGACTACTTCTCTTCAAAATCAAAAGGCTCTAGGTCAGAATCCCAGACAATAGAATTCATACGGCTTACAAAATCTGTCTCTTTGGTCACTGTCGTGCctaccttttcaggtaatttctgcatgatgtgccacatgcaataaCGGTGGGCAGCAGTCTTAAAAACAGCAGGCACTGCAATTTTCATTGCCGGGCATTGGTCGGTAAATAAACAATTGGGTTCCTTTCCACCCATACAATCTAAGAATTTCTGAAAAACCCAATTGAAATTCTTGTCGTTCTCCCTACCCACAAGTGAAGCAGCAAAGGTGACCGACTTCTTGTGGTGATCAACACCAGTAAAAGGACAGAATTTCATGTCATACCTATTGGTTGAATAGGTTGGGTCAAATGTCACCACCTCACCATATAGTGAGTAGTTTCGACGTGCCTCTGCGTCAGCCCAAATAACACGAACCAAACACTTATTCTCACCAACCTCATATGCATAATAAAACCCTGGCCTAGTTTCAGAAAGCACTTCAAGCTGATTTATGAACATTTGAGCATCCCGCTGCCCGATAAAACACTTGACTTCCCTACCAAAATTTTTAAAGTCGGTCAAACATGCTCCCACATTTTGATaaccatcaacatactccttatAAGACCTGAAAGTAGTCGTTGGGCCAATATTCACCTTGCAATTGTCAATGATTGTTTGTTTCTGATGTAAATTAAGGTGTCTGGATTTGTTCTGAAATTCTTTATACTTTAGTGGACAAAGAAGGTGATTATGGGCAGCATGAAACTGATCAACAACAAAGAGTGGGACTTTAACTTGGTCAATTTCTTTGATGACAAATCTGAATAAAATCTTGGCCTTACAACCAATCCTAGTAATCTTGGTCTTCTTAGGATCATATGGTTTGATCCTTTTCTCCTCTTCACCATTAGAGGGTAACACTTTCGGCTGACTATCCCTAAACCCTTCTCTATTACAGACAATCAGTTTTGTCTTTATATCACCACTACCATGAAACCTTTTAGTTGAAGACTTTCTTGGTTCAAAACCGCAAGCGTCCGCATAagtttcataaaattggatacaCTCATCTAAGGTAGCAAAACTTTGTCCTATTCTAGGTGTAAATTGAGTGGCAACATTCCGTATCCACTCCTCAGAACCTCCAGGGGTGACAATCAAAGAAAGGTGATTTCCACCATGCACATCATCAACTTGTATGCATTGTGGAGTACAAGCAGGTACAAGAGAAGCAGAAGAAGTCTCTTCAAAACAGGGTGATGGAACAAATTCTAGCAGGAAAAAGTTAATTAGAGTAAATCAAGCTGTGATATTATTAAGGATAACATGTGATACTATTAAGCATACCGGCTGATACTGATTTATATTAAGTAACTACAGTAAAGCATAGTGTGGGATACTAATTTACACAAGCATGTATTGTTAGATATTCTAGTGTATGATACTATTGTGAAGGATATGTGATATTATCAAAGACAAAGTGTGATATGCTAATTAGATAAACATATAGTATAACATCACTATATTTTAAACTAGGATATTGTAAAGAGTACGAGTGATACTAATGAAGATATGTTGTGATACTAAACTAAATGAAGTAGGTAAACAAAATTAGGTCAAACGACAACAATAAGGTTAGGCAGAGAACTGTTAACATGTAATATTAGAACTGTTAACATGTAAACAAGGAAAGATGACTCAAATTGTAAATCTGAATAAAGCATGCAATAAACAAAACAATCATTGATAATTGAATGCAAAACAGTACGCAAAAAGAGAAGACGAAATAAAGCGATAATTGTAATAATGATGAGCAATATATACATGAGATGATCAAGCTGATAAAACTAAGAAAAGATGACTGAAATTCACATATTGAAacaaaaaaacactaaatcagGTAACACGAGATGattgaaacataaattaaaacggaaAACCGATTACAATTAAACAGCAGTTAATAAAAACTCAGAAAAGATGACTAGAATTCAGGaattgagacaaaagacaaaacgAAAATACAAAAATTAAAGGAATCGTACATGAAGAAATACCTGACATTGCAGTAGGATTCAAGCGATTGATTGCAAAAATCGACGATCAAAAGCTGAAAAACAAATTAGAGACGGCTgaattttagagagagagaaGAAAGAGGGAAAAAGAATTAGAATGACAGAAAGGCAggaggagggagtatatataataAGCTGTGAAAAGACAATTCTACCCTTCCTATAGCGCGCAGATCTCGACCATCGGTGCCTATAATCGACGGCGGTGAAAGtgagactcatggactcaaaatTGAAGGtagactcatgtgatcctaattatatatatatatatatatatatatatatatatatatatatatatatatatatatatatatatatatatatatatatatatatatatatatatatatatatatatatatatatatatatatatatatatatatatatatatatatatatatatatatatagagtaaggatcaagtgagtccactaagaagcattgagtccctaagtcctatttgGAGCCATTAAAAAGAtgggatggagggttgagattgaaggggaaaagggagggattaatgctaaatggaggggattgaagctaattaatcactttccctcactacctccactaatcaaccactaattttactatataacatttattttccactcacttctctctcatctcacacaattatcattcctctcatctctctaaaaatcaaaaaaattccaatcctctcaaaaatccaacaaaaatcaaaaaccaaataattcaaaaaaattcaaaaaaaaataatttcCCCCTCATCAGTCATCACCCGCCACCACCACGACACACCACCCACCACTCACacacccgccaccaccaccataacCCACCTCTCCCGCCGCCACTCACACACCACCATCCACCCACACACCCGTCACCACCACTCCCCGCGACAACCACACACGACCCGACCAAAAACGCCGATCCGCCTCAcgcaccacaacaaccaccaccttCCCCCGTCTTTTTCGaacacaccaccaccaccgcctcctTCAACCACCACCCTCACGCACCACACCGACACCACCTCCTCTGTTCCTCACTCTCCCTCACACACCCAGATCCGccaccacccgacaccaccatgGCCGAAACCCCCAACCACCTCCCTCCCTCCCTTTCTGCCACCGCCACCTTCACTCACCACCAACAACATCCACGACAACAACACCACCATAAAATACCAACACGCCACACACCACCCACCAACACCACCCACCCGACTCCTCCCTCCAACCACAACTCCAACCAGCCCGCAACCCGACACCCACGACAACAACAACCCCGGATCCGCTCATTGTTGTCGTTGTTTGTGTTTGTTATTGTTCTAACCACGCACCATCACGCCGTCTTCACGCTGCCGTCACGCCGCCGTCGTGTCGCCTccctccttttcttttttttcagatctgtgTTTTCTGTTGTGTTTTCCTTGAGTTTGTGTTTTTGGGTGTCGTCCTCtttatgttgtgtttgttgttttttttttttttttttttcaacaataaaGTTTGTGTTTTTGTGTGTGTCGTCCTTTTTTTTATGTTGTGTGTGTCGTTGTttgttgtcatttatgtcgttgtttttattattgtttttattattagatttaatgttatatttatgtttttttttcaatctctctttattagatttagtgttgttgatgttgttttatcatgatttttattctagatctaataaatatatttattatactcatatttttttacatttacactcatatttctttacatttatacTCATATgtctttacaattacactcgtatttctttacatttacactcataatttttacatttacacttgtatttcctcacatttacactcgttattatttaaatttacacttgtatctcctcacatttacactcgtatttctcttaaatttacacttttatctcctcacatttacactcgtatttctttaaatttacactcatatttcttaacattataatttttacatttacacttgtatttcctcacatttacactcgttattATTTAGATtcacacttgtatctcctcacatttacactcgtatttctcttaaatttacacttgtatctcctcacatttacactcgtatttctttaaatttacactcatatttcttaacatttacagtcgtatttcttaacatttacactcgtaattctttacatttacacttgtatttctttacatttacactcgttaaaattatataaatttgcgctcatatttttgtggatatgagttggtggggaaggacgatgatggtggcgttttttggtagtcggactaaagttttactcgtaaaggacaaagttgATGGTGGcattttttggtagtcggactaaagttttagcgtaaaggacaaagttacacttataaagggccaaattcacactcaaaggacaaaatttacactctaaaaccttcaaattgactaaaaaatcaaatttacactcttaaaatgttacatttacactcgtaaaacctcacatttacacttgtaaaatgttaaaattatataaattcaaaatttccgtcacaaaaaatcaaatttacactcttaaaatgttacatttacagtcgtaaaacatcacatttacacttgtaaaatgttaaaattatataaattcaaaattttcgtcacaaaaaaacaaatttacactcttaaaatgttacatttacactcgtaaaacatcacatttacacttgtaaaatgttaaaattatataaattcaaaatttccgtcacaaaaaaacaaatttacactcttaaaatgttacatttacacttgtaaaacgttaaaattatataaattcaaaatttccgtcacaaaaaatcaaatttacactcttaaaatgttacatttacactcgtaaaacctcacatttacacttgtaaaatgttaaaattatataaattcaaaatttccgtcacaaaaaaatcaaatttacactctaaaaatgttacatttacactcgtaaaacttcacatttacacttgtaaagtgttaaaattatataaattcaaaatttccgtcacaaaaaataaattttacactcttaaaatgttacatttacactcgtaaaacttcacatttacacttgtaaagtgttaaaattatataaattcaaaatttccgtcacatttacacttgtaaaactcatacaacattacatttacacttctgaaatctaaaactcaaaactgattaattaggggctagagagagaaagaaaaattaattaatgtatagaaatttgattagtggtaattttttttggtaattttcaatctcaaccacccatctcaatccaaccatccacatttttttccttttctttttaatggcctttaatcaaattcatctcaaccatccattgaggccatccaatggcccttaaagggacttatggactcaatttgagaggaggactcattagatcttacctctatatatttatatatatatatatatatatatatatagagagagagagagagagagagagagagagagagagtgtaaagttcttataagtcccttatatgttttgagtccctaagtcttaaCTATAGCCCTTGGATCATCCATTATGGATGGTGGAGATTGAAACCAAAAAGCACCATTAACACTAATTTATCACTCTCTCATACCCATTTTAATTAATCACTAACAACATAATTAAACACTAATGCACTACATATACTTTCCACTCACCCACTTCtttctcatctcacacatttcactacTCTTCTCttcaaaaccccaaaaaataaaaaaccccaaaaaatcaaaaacccaagaaaaaaaaacc is a window encoding:
- the LOC141652958 gene encoding protein FAR1-RELATED SEQUENCE 2-like → MFNKRQRWIPAYYRDIPLSCLLRTTQRSESMNSFFKRFENPRGTLVEFWLRFQSAMDQQRYTQKSLDRDSDLSLLCVSSLNSCSAGDSSRDSTTRFLDIEDTILRTTYTVAFNPTTFDAKCSCKMFERKGYICKHIIWILSGKGVRKIPEQYLLSRWTKNTKKMPLYDVHGQLIGDFDSSYVSKLQISNVWSEFYSTLSLIKSLPENHVTELTDLLKAFRQKFKPDPETMTKQQ
- the LOC141652966 gene encoding protein FAR1-RELATED SEQUENCE 5-like, which gives rise to MSEFVPSPCFEETSSASLVPACTPQCIQVDDVHGGNHLSLIVTPGGSEEWIRNVATQFTPRIGQSFATLDECIQFYETYADACGFEPRKSSTKRFHGSGDIKTKLIVCNREGFRDSQPKVLPSNGEEEKRIKPYDPKKTKITRIGCKAKILFRFVIKEIDQVKVPLFVVDQFHAAHNHLLCPLKYKEFQNKSRHLNLHQKQTIIDNCKVNIGPTTTFRSYKEYVDGYQNVGACLTDFKNFGREVKCFIGQRDAQMFINQLEVLSETRPGFYYAYEVGENKCLVRVIWADAEARRNYSLYGEVVTFDPTYSTNRYDMKFCPFTGVDHHKKSVTFAASLVGRENDKNFNWVFQKFLDCMGGKEPNCLFTDQCPAMKIAVPAVFKTAAHRYCMWHIMQKLPEKVGTTVTKETDFVSRMNSIVWDSDLEPFDFEEK